A single genomic interval of Bacillus smithii harbors:
- the hisH gene encoding imidazole glycerol phosphate synthase subunit HisH: MIGVIDYGMGNLFSVSKALERLEAPYILSSKESELEKTDGLILPGVGAFKDAMKRLRETGLASFLQEYTKTGRPLLGICLGMQLLFEESEENGLEEGLGLLKGRVTRIPSDNGKETFKIPHMGWNRLSFHQASPITNGVEEGFVYFVHSYYASSLEENTLIASADYNVQIPAIVAKENIYGMQFHPEKSGKTGMGLLKNFTEMMERSGAEQ; encoded by the coding sequence ATGATCGGAGTGATTGATTATGGAATGGGGAATCTTTTCAGTGTTTCAAAAGCGTTGGAGCGTTTAGAGGCCCCTTACATACTTTCTTCTAAAGAAAGTGAACTGGAAAAAACGGATGGACTTATTTTGCCCGGAGTAGGGGCGTTTAAAGATGCGATGAAACGTCTGCGAGAAACAGGGCTCGCTTCCTTTTTGCAAGAGTATACGAAAACCGGCCGGCCGCTGCTTGGCATTTGCCTTGGCATGCAGCTGCTTTTTGAGGAAAGCGAGGAAAACGGTCTTGAAGAGGGGCTTGGCTTGTTAAAAGGAAGAGTGACACGCATTCCTTCCGACAATGGAAAAGAAACTTTTAAAATTCCGCATATGGGCTGGAACAGGCTCAGCTTTCATCAAGCGTCTCCGATTACAAACGGCGTGGAGGAAGGGTTCGTTTATTTTGTCCATTCCTACTATGCCAGCAGCTTAGAGGAAAACACATTGATTGCCAGTGCGGACTATAACGTTCAAATACCGGCCATTGTGGCAAAAGAAAATATTTATGGCATGCAGTTTCATCCGGAAAAAAGCGGCAAGACGGGCATGGGACTTTTAAAAAACTTTACGGAAATGATGGAAAGGTCGGGTGCTGAGCAATGA
- the hisA gene encoding 1-(5-phosphoribosyl)-5-[(5-phosphoribosylamino)methylideneamino]imidazole-4-carboxamide isomerase — protein sequence MSFTIYPAIDMRGGKCVRLLQGDYDKETVYGDSPFEMAKKFVDQGAAWIHMVDLDGAKDGTRINDRYVLEAAQKFPAKVQVGGGIRSERDVIHYLENGVDRVIIGSMAVSNPDLVLELVRTYGSKIAVGLDAKDGYVAVHGWLETSQIKAVELGKRLAEGGVETFIFTDIATDGMLSGPNIEAAVELAKATGKQVIASGGVRSISDLQALKAYENEGVSGAIVGKAIYTGQFSLQEALEEVER from the coding sequence ATGAGTTTCACCATCTATCCAGCCATTGATATGAGAGGGGGCAAATGCGTTCGCCTTCTTCAAGGAGATTATGACAAAGAAACCGTTTATGGTGATTCTCCTTTCGAGATGGCGAAGAAATTTGTAGATCAAGGAGCGGCATGGATCCATATGGTCGATCTGGATGGCGCCAAAGATGGAACGCGAATCAATGACCGCTATGTTCTGGAAGCGGCTCAAAAGTTTCCGGCGAAAGTGCAAGTTGGCGGCGGCATCCGGTCGGAACGAGATGTGATCCATTATTTGGAAAACGGAGTGGATCGGGTGATCATCGGCAGTATGGCCGTTTCGAATCCGGATTTGGTTCTTGAATTGGTTCGAACATATGGATCCAAAATTGCCGTTGGCCTCGACGCAAAAGATGGATATGTGGCCGTTCACGGCTGGCTGGAAACTTCCCAAATTAAAGCAGTCGAATTGGGAAAACGGCTGGCAGAAGGCGGGGTAGAAACGTTTATTTTTACGGATATTGCGACGGATGGCATGCTGTCCGGCCCCAATATAGAGGCAGCGGTGGAATTGGCGAAAGCAACAGGTAAACAAGTCATTGCTTCCGGCGGAGTCCGTTCCATCTCTGATTTGCAAGCTTTAAAGGCTTATGAGAATGAAGGCGTGTCCGGTGCGATTGTCGGCAAAGCCATTTATACCGGACAATTTTCACTGCAGGAAGCGCTGGAAGAGGTGGAAAGATGA
- the hisF gene encoding imidazole glycerol phosphate synthase subunit HisF — MITKRIIPCLDVKDGRVVKGIQFVQLRDAGDPVELARVYDEQGADELVFLDISASHEGRKTMVDVVKAVASELAIPFTVGGGIHSLDDMKKILRAGADKVSLNTAAVNHPSLITEGAEYFGSQCIVVAIDAKYDAELGSWRVYTHGGRKATEKEVVSWAKEAVERGAGEILLTSMDSDGEKKGYDVALTKAVSEAVTVPVIASGGAGKKEDFLEILTEGKADAALAASIFHYKETSVQEVKHFLQLQGVDIR; from the coding sequence ATGATCACAAAACGGATTATCCCTTGTTTGGATGTAAAAGATGGAAGAGTGGTGAAAGGAATTCAATTTGTTCAGCTTCGCGATGCAGGCGATCCGGTTGAGTTGGCGCGTGTTTATGATGAACAAGGTGCCGATGAACTGGTTTTTTTAGATATTTCCGCTTCTCATGAGGGCAGGAAGACGATGGTTGATGTTGTCAAAGCCGTCGCCTCCGAACTGGCTATTCCTTTTACCGTTGGCGGCGGGATCCATTCGCTGGACGATATGAAAAAGATTTTGCGTGCAGGTGCCGATAAAGTTTCTTTAAACACGGCTGCTGTCAATCATCCTTCTTTGATTACCGAAGGAGCAGAATATTTTGGATCACAATGCATTGTCGTGGCCATCGATGCCAAATATGACGCAGAACTAGGTTCTTGGCGGGTGTATACGCATGGAGGAAGAAAAGCCACTGAAAAAGAAGTCGTCTCTTGGGCTAAAGAAGCAGTAGAAAGAGGAGCCGGCGAAATTTTGTTGACGAGCATGGATTCGGATGGTGAAAAGAAAGGGTACGACGTTGCGTTAACGAAAGCGGTTAGTGAAGCTGTCACGGTACCGGTCATTGCTTCGGGAGGCGCCGGGAAAAAAGAAGATTTCTTGGAAATACTGACGGAGGGAAAAGCAGACGCTGCCCTTGCCGCCTCGATTTTCCATTATAAAGAAACAAGCGTGCAGGAAGTAAAACACTTTTTGCAACTCCAAGGAGTGGATATAAGATGA
- the hisIE gene encoding bifunctional phosphoribosyl-AMP cyclohydrolase/phosphoribosyl-ATP diphosphatase HisIE, translating into MTELSIDQLVFDEKGLIPAIVQDVNTKEVLTLAYMNKQSLQKTLETGETWFYSRSRQTLWHKGETSGNTQKVVKMKWDCDRDAVLVLVEPNGPACHNGTDSCFVDEFYGGENQIASYAILSELEQVIAKRDEERPEGAYTTYLFEKGVDKILKKVGEEASEVIIAAKNRSHEELRWEAADLIYHLLVLLREQRLPLQDVLAVLEKRHEEKSRKNNENK; encoded by the coding sequence ATGACAGAATTATCAATCGATCAACTTGTTTTTGATGAAAAAGGATTGATTCCGGCAATCGTTCAAGATGTGAATACAAAAGAAGTGCTCACGTTGGCTTACATGAATAAACAATCTCTGCAAAAAACGTTGGAAACGGGAGAAACTTGGTTTTACAGCCGTTCCCGCCAAACACTTTGGCACAAAGGCGAAACGAGCGGAAATACCCAAAAAGTGGTGAAAATGAAATGGGATTGCGACCGGGATGCTGTGCTCGTTCTGGTAGAACCGAACGGTCCTGCATGCCATAACGGCACGGATAGTTGTTTTGTGGACGAGTTTTACGGGGGAGAAAATCAGATCGCTTCTTATGCTATTTTGTCCGAATTGGAACAAGTGATTGCAAAACGGGATGAAGAACGTCCGGAAGGGGCTTATACCACCTATTTATTTGAAAAGGGCGTCGATAAAATTTTAAAGAAAGTCGGGGAAGAAGCGTCCGAAGTCATCATTGCCGCTAAAAACCGCAGCCATGAAGAATTGCGCTGGGAAGCAGCTGATTTGATTTATCACCTTCTTGTGCTGCTTCGAGAACAGCGATTGCCGCTTCAAGACGTCTTGGCTGTTTTGGAAAAAAGACACGAAGAAAAATCAAGAAAAAATAATGAAAATAAGTGA
- a CDS encoding tetratricopeptide repeat protein, which translates to MRKGSNIEDEKGKILSFIPTGEYYFKKGLKAYRQRNLNKAKKYFSRAFELEPLEPVIACQLAIVETELGNYEESNRLLIMIANDLDPFMNEVHYFLANNYAHMGMFQEAFKHVNEYLQKDPDGEFSEDAEDLLEVIQMDAEEAEDVLIVQDELISLQEEARNLLEAGQFEAAIEVLNKIIDNYPEFWAAYNNLSLAYYYLGKTDKAFEVIDNVLEKSPGNLHALCNTAVFMYYGRNEEELQKIIATLQKVRPILMEHQYKLGTTFALVGRYEESYFWLKNLYKKGFDGDVNFYYWLSYAAHHTGHHKTARAAWEQVLQMAPEKDGLEPWNEEDFHFHQGIENVPSSIIKRLNSEYIEERLFGMFLLSLREDKKAITADPSFCDIENLTFQEKIYLAKVLDMELKPMDASPAIEIGHGTAQILYERFRPIGIEQIGVYLLWFSFFASILTKRPRLQKKEAYAAAIEYIWKKLRHQKASQKEVAEIYHISPATLRRYIQAIKKEVSGISI; encoded by the coding sequence ATGAGAAAAGGCTCAAATATAGAAGATGAGAAAGGGAAAATCCTTTCCTTCATCCCTACCGGTGAATATTACTTTAAAAAAGGATTAAAGGCATATAGACAAAGAAATTTAAATAAAGCAAAAAAATATTTTTCACGAGCATTTGAGTTGGAGCCTCTAGAACCTGTGATAGCCTGCCAATTAGCAATTGTGGAAACGGAACTGGGCAATTACGAAGAGTCTAATCGGTTGCTCATCATGATAGCGAATGATTTGGATCCGTTTATGAATGAAGTTCATTATTTTCTGGCAAATAACTACGCCCATATGGGGATGTTTCAAGAAGCGTTCAAACATGTGAATGAATATTTGCAAAAAGATCCTGACGGGGAATTCAGCGAGGATGCCGAAGATTTGCTGGAAGTGATTCAAATGGATGCGGAAGAAGCGGAAGACGTACTCATTGTTCAAGATGAGCTGATATCGCTGCAGGAAGAAGCGCGCAATTTATTGGAAGCCGGACAATTTGAAGCGGCGATTGAAGTTTTAAACAAAATCATTGACAACTATCCGGAATTTTGGGCAGCGTATAATAATCTTTCTTTGGCCTATTATTATTTAGGAAAAACGGATAAAGCGTTTGAAGTGATTGACAATGTATTGGAGAAAAGCCCCGGCAACCTTCACGCGCTTTGCAACACCGCCGTGTTTATGTACTATGGGAGAAATGAAGAAGAACTGCAGAAGATCATCGCCACGCTTCAAAAAGTGCGGCCAATCCTGATGGAGCATCAATACAAGCTAGGTACGACTTTTGCATTAGTGGGCCGGTACGAAGAGTCGTATTTTTGGCTGAAAAACCTCTATAAAAAAGGGTTTGATGGGGATGTGAATTTTTATTACTGGCTTTCGTATGCCGCTCATCACACCGGCCATCACAAAACGGCCCGTGCGGCTTGGGAACAAGTGCTGCAGATGGCGCCGGAAAAAGACGGTTTGGAGCCTTGGAATGAAGAAGATTTTCATTTTCATCAAGGGATAGAAAATGTACCATCTTCCATCATCAAAAGATTAAACAGCGAATATATAGAAGAACGGCTTTTTGGCATGTTTTTGCTTTCATTACGGGAGGATAAAAAAGCCATCACAGCGGATCCAAGCTTTTGTGATATTGAAAATTTAACCTTTCAAGAAAAGATTTATTTAGCTAAAGTGCTGGACATGGAATTGAAACCGATGGATGCAAGCCCCGCCATTGAAATAGGACATGGAACAGCGCAAATATTGTATGAACGTTTCCGGCCGATAGGAATCGAACAAATCGGTGTTTATTTGCTATGGTTTTCTTTTTTTGCCTCCATTCTTACAAAACGCCCAAGACTGCAAAAAAAAGAGGCGTATGCTGCAGCGATTGAATACATTTGGAAAAAACTGCGGCATCAAAAAGCGTCTCAAAAAGAAGTGGCTGAAATTTATCATATCTCTCCCGCCACTTTGCGTCGATACATTCAAGCCATCAAAAAAGAAGTCTCCGGTATAAGCATATAG
- the trxB gene encoding thioredoxin-disulfide reductase, translating into MAEEKIYDVIIIGAGPAGMTAAVYASRANMSTLMIERGVPGGQMTNTEEIENYPGYDSILGPELSNKMFEHAKKFGAEYAYGDIKQIIDGEEYKTVDAGTKQFKARSIIIATGAQFKKLGVPGESEFGGRGVSYCAVCDGAFFKGRELVVVGGGDSAVEEGVYLTRFASKVTIVHRRDKLRAQKILQQRAFENEKIDFIWNHTVKEIHGKDGKVNAVTLVNTVTGEEKEFKTDGVFVYIGMVPLTKPFENLNITNEAGYIVTNELMETSVPGVFAAGDVREKNLRQIVTATGDGSIAAQSAQRYVEELKEKLGVK; encoded by the coding sequence GTGGCGGAAGAGAAAATTTACGATGTCATTATTATTGGCGCCGGCCCGGCAGGAATGACAGCTGCTGTGTATGCCTCGAGAGCCAATATGTCTACGTTGATGATTGAAAGAGGCGTTCCGGGCGGTCAGATGACGAATACGGAAGAAATAGAAAATTATCCTGGATATGACAGCATTTTAGGACCTGAATTATCCAACAAAATGTTCGAACACGCCAAAAAATTTGGTGCAGAATACGCTTATGGCGATATTAAACAAATTATTGACGGCGAAGAATATAAAACGGTAGACGCCGGTACGAAACAATTTAAGGCTCGGTCCATCATTATTGCGACAGGAGCACAGTTTAAGAAATTAGGGGTTCCCGGTGAATCGGAATTTGGCGGACGCGGCGTTTCCTACTGTGCGGTTTGCGATGGCGCCTTTTTCAAAGGAAGAGAACTGGTTGTGGTCGGCGGTGGAGACTCCGCTGTGGAAGAAGGCGTTTATTTAACTCGCTTTGCCAGCAAAGTAACCATTGTCCATCGTCGCGACAAGCTGCGCGCTCAAAAAATTCTCCAACAACGCGCTTTTGAAAACGAAAAAATCGACTTTATTTGGAATCACACCGTTAAAGAAATTCATGGAAAAGACGGCAAAGTGAACGCTGTAACATTGGTCAATACCGTAACGGGTGAAGAAAAAGAATTCAAAACGGACGGAGTCTTTGTTTATATCGGAATGGTTCCGTTGACAAAGCCGTTTGAAAACTTGAATATTACCAATGAAGCCGGATATATTGTAACGAATGAACTAATGGAAACAAGCGTTCCTGGGGTGTTTGCCGCAGGAGATGTCCGTGAAAAGAATCTACGCCAAATTGTCACGGCAACCGGAGATGGAAGCATCGCTGCTCAAAGCGCCCAACGCTATGTGGAAGAATTAAAAGAAAAATTGGGCGTGAAATAA
- a CDS encoding 8-oxo-dGTP diphosphatase: protein MQRVTNCLLIKDEKVLLLQKPRRGWWVAPGGKMESGESIKEAVIREFREETGIYLRNPNVKGIFTILIKEGEKITSEWMLFTFFATESEGLSLKTSEEGNLAWHPIDSIHTLPMAEGDRHILDYMIHGKGMIYGTFTYTPDFQLLSYRLDPS from the coding sequence ATGCAACGAGTAACAAATTGCCTATTAATAAAAGATGAAAAAGTGCTGCTTCTGCAAAAACCGCGCAGAGGATGGTGGGTGGCTCCCGGTGGAAAAATGGAATCAGGCGAATCCATTAAAGAAGCGGTCATCCGTGAATTTCGGGAAGAGACCGGCATCTACCTTCGAAATCCGAATGTAAAAGGGATCTTTACCATTCTGATAAAAGAAGGAGAAAAAATCACTTCAGAATGGATGTTGTTTACTTTTTTCGCTACAGAAAGCGAGGGATTATCCCTTAAGACATCCGAAGAAGGAAACCTTGCCTGGCATCCGATTGACTCCATTCATACGCTGCCGATGGCGGAAGGGGACCGGCATATTTTGGATTATATGATTCACGGAAAAGGAATGATTTACGGAACCTTTACATACACGCCTGATTTTCAACTGTTATCCTATCGTTTAGATCCAAGTTAA
- the rapZ gene encoding RNase adapter RapZ, protein MSSQSKTTDIQLVIITGMSGAGKTVAIQSFEDLGYYCVDNLPPTLLPKFLELMKDTGHKINKAAIVMDLRGRDFFEHLFKALDDMAEIDWVSPQILFLDADDSVLVRRYKETRRSHPLAPSGLPLEGIQQERKLLEDLKGRAQLIYNTSNMKPKDLRDKIITEFSANKQSIFTVNVMSFGFKHGIPIDADLVFDVRFLPNPYYIDHMRKKTGMDDEVYNYVLKWSDTQKFLGKVTDLLAFMLPHYKREGKRQVVIAIGCTGGQHRSVALAEYIGHYFEKDYQTRISHRDIKKERKGQHESCF, encoded by the coding sequence ATGAGCTCACAGTCAAAAACAACGGATATCCAATTAGTCATTATTACTGGAATGTCGGGGGCGGGAAAAACAGTTGCCATCCAAAGTTTCGAAGATCTTGGCTATTATTGTGTAGATAATCTTCCGCCTACACTGTTGCCGAAATTTTTGGAACTCATGAAAGACACTGGTCATAAAATAAACAAAGCTGCTATTGTTATGGATCTAAGGGGCAGAGACTTTTTTGAACATTTGTTTAAAGCGTTGGATGACATGGCAGAGATTGATTGGGTCAGCCCGCAAATCTTGTTTTTAGATGCCGATGATTCTGTTCTTGTGCGCCGTTATAAAGAAACGCGTCGATCGCACCCGCTGGCTCCTTCGGGACTGCCTCTTGAAGGTATTCAGCAGGAAAGAAAGCTGTTGGAAGATTTGAAGGGTCGTGCTCAGCTGATTTACAATACTTCCAATATGAAACCGAAAGACTTGCGGGATAAGATCATAACAGAATTTTCCGCGAATAAACAGTCGATTTTTACTGTGAATGTCATGTCATTTGGATTTAAACACGGAATTCCTATTGATGCGGATCTGGTGTTTGACGTTCGATTTTTGCCGAATCCGTACTACATTGACCATATGCGAAAAAAAACAGGCATGGATGATGAAGTGTATAATTATGTGCTCAAATGGAGCGATACACAAAAATTTTTAGGAAAAGTAACCGATTTGCTTGCTTTTATGCTTCCTCATTACAAGAGGGAAGGAAAACGCCAGGTGGTTATTGCCATAGGATGTACCGGAGGGCAGCATCGCTCTGTTGCACTGGCTGAATATATCGGCCATTATTTTGAAAAAGACTACCAAACACGCATCAGCCATCGCGATATTAAAAAAGAAAGGAAAGGACAACATGAATCCTGCTTCTGA
- a CDS encoding gluconeogenesis factor YvcK family protein, with product MNPASDKKVVVIGGGTGLPVLLRGLKKYPIDLSAIVTVADDGGSSGRLRNDLSIPPPGDIRNVLAALSEVEPLIEQLFQHRFTTSNELCGHSLGNLMIAALTSIKGDFVRAVQEMSRVLNVRGKVLPAANESVVLHAVMDDGTIVSGESKIPYSGKRIRRVFLTPDNVAPLPETITAIREADLIVVGPGSLYTSILPNLLVSEIGREVSRSKAHKVYICNLMTQAGETLDYTASDHVKAIHRHLNQPCIDTILVNKTPIPEEIQKRYEKELAKPVIFDPDELRALGLNILYEEIVSVKDGIIRHDTDRVAQILYSLLVKITENGSELSRR from the coding sequence ATGAATCCTGCTTCTGACAAGAAAGTGGTTGTCATCGGCGGTGGAACGGGCCTTCCTGTTTTGCTGCGCGGGTTGAAAAAATATCCTATTGATTTGTCAGCCATTGTGACCGTAGCGGATGATGGCGGGAGCTCCGGAAGATTAAGAAACGATTTGTCCATTCCGCCTCCCGGAGATATCCGCAACGTGTTGGCTGCCCTGTCTGAGGTGGAACCGCTGATTGAACAACTTTTTCAGCATCGGTTCACGACTTCGAATGAACTGTGCGGGCATTCTCTTGGAAATTTGATGATTGCCGCGTTAACCTCGATTAAGGGGGACTTTGTGCGGGCGGTTCAAGAAATGAGCCGTGTCTTAAATGTGCGCGGAAAAGTGCTTCCGGCAGCCAATGAAAGTGTAGTATTGCATGCAGTGATGGACGATGGGACCATCGTTTCAGGAGAATCGAAAATTCCATATTCCGGAAAAAGGATACGGAGAGTATTTTTAACTCCGGATAATGTGGCACCGCTTCCAGAAACGATTACGGCTATTCGGGAAGCTGATTTAATTGTTGTCGGTCCGGGAAGTTTGTACACAAGCATTCTTCCTAATTTGCTGGTATCGGAAATCGGGCGGGAAGTATCCCGGTCGAAAGCGCATAAAGTGTATATATGCAATTTGATGACTCAGGCAGGGGAAACGCTTGATTATACGGCAAGCGACCACGTAAAGGCGATCCACCGCCATTTGAATCAGCCTTGTATTGATACGATTTTAGTCAATAAAACACCAATACCGGAAGAAATTCAAAAAAGGTATGAAAAAGAACTGGCCAAGCCTGTTATATTTGACCCGGATGAGCTTCGGGCTCTTGGTTTGAACATTCTTTATGAAGAAATCGTCTCTGTGAAGGATGGAATCATTCGACATGACACCGATCGAGTTGCTCAAATATTATACTCGTTATTGGTGAAAATAACTGAAAACGGATCTGAGCTAAGCAGACGATAG
- the whiA gene encoding DNA-binding protein WhiA: MSFASETKKELTTLEVKECCARAELSALIRMNGALSFSNRLLVVNVQTENAAIARRIYVLIKKLYDVPVELLVRKKMRLKKNNVYIVRLKEKAKQILEDLYILGENFSFIHDISPELIKKKCCRRSYLRGAFLAGGSVNNPETSSYHLEIFSLYKEHNDSLCEVMNTFYLNSKTLERKKGYITYLKEAEKIAEFLNIVGAHQALLRFEDVRIMRDMRNSVNRLVNCETANLNKTIGAALRQVENIRYIQETVGLDILPEKLREIAELRVEHQDVTLKELGELVSGGKISKSGINHRLRKIDEIAEKLRAGETITKKHQA; this comes from the coding sequence ATGTCGTTTGCTTCGGAAACAAAAAAGGAACTGACCACTTTGGAAGTAAAGGAATGCTGTGCTCGTGCCGAACTTTCGGCGCTCATTCGAATGAACGGGGCACTTTCCTTTTCCAATCGGCTTTTGGTTGTCAACGTTCAGACTGAAAATGCAGCCATCGCCCGACGAATTTACGTTCTGATTAAAAAATTGTACGATGTGCCGGTCGAATTGCTTGTTCGTAAAAAAATGCGGCTTAAGAAGAACAATGTTTATATCGTCCGCTTAAAAGAAAAAGCGAAGCAAATTTTAGAGGACTTGTATATACTCGGGGAAAATTTTTCGTTTATTCATGACATTTCCCCGGAATTGATAAAAAAGAAGTGCTGTCGTCGGTCGTACTTGCGAGGAGCGTTTTTAGCGGGTGGGTCTGTGAATAATCCGGAAACATCTTCTTATCATTTAGAAATTTTTTCCCTTTATAAAGAGCATAATGATTCATTGTGTGAAGTAATGAACACCTTTTATCTCAACAGCAAAACGCTGGAAAGAAAAAAAGGATATATCACCTATTTAAAGGAAGCCGAGAAAATTGCTGAATTTCTCAATATTGTCGGCGCCCATCAAGCGTTGCTCCGCTTTGAAGATGTCCGCATTATGCGCGATATGCGCAACTCGGTGAATCGTCTTGTCAACTGTGAAACAGCGAATTTAAATAAGACGATTGGCGCAGCGCTAAGGCAAGTGGAGAACATTCGTTATATCCAAGAAACCGTTGGATTGGACATTTTACCGGAAAAATTAAGAGAAATCGCTGAGCTTCGAGTGGAACACCAAGATGTAACGTTGAAAGAGTTAGGTGAATTGGTATCCGGAGGGAAAATCAGTAAATCCGGCATTAATCACCGCCTAAGAAAAATTGATGAGATCGCTGAAAAATTGCGGGCCGGCGAAACCATTACGAAAAAACATCAAGCATGA
- a CDS encoding HPr family phosphocarrier protein, producing the protein MIQKMVEVKLKTGLQSRPAALFVQEANRFSSEIYVEKDEKRVNAKSIMGIMSLAVGTGTKIRLIADGHDEDKALEALTEFLENED; encoded by the coding sequence ATGATTCAAAAGATGGTGGAAGTTAAGCTGAAAACGGGATTGCAATCACGGCCTGCTGCTTTATTTGTACAAGAGGCAAACCGGTTTTCATCGGAAATTTATGTAGAAAAAGACGAAAAAAGAGTGAATGCCAAAAGCATCATGGGAATTATGAGTTTGGCAGTCGGAACAGGTACGAAGATCCGGTTAATCGCTGATGGTCATGATGAAGACAAAGCATTGGAAGCGTTAACGGAATTTCTTGAAAATGAAGATTAA
- the clpP gene encoding ATP-dependent Clp endopeptidase proteolytic subunit ClpP produces the protein MNLIPTVIEQTNRGERAYDIYSRLLKDRIIMLGSAIDDTVANSIVAQLLFLEAENPEKDISIYINSPGGSITAGMAIYDTMQFIKPDVQTICIGMAASMGAFLLAAGTKGKRYALPNAEVMIHQPLGGAQGQATEIEIAAKRILFLKDKLNKILSERTGQPLEVIEKDTDRDNFMTAQRAKEYGLIDHIISRNDISK, from the coding sequence ATGAACCTAATTCCTACAGTCATTGAACAAACAAACCGCGGGGAACGGGCGTACGATATTTACTCACGTTTGTTGAAAGACCGTATTATTATGTTGGGCAGCGCTATCGACGACACTGTCGCAAACTCTATTGTAGCTCAGCTTTTATTCCTTGAAGCAGAAAATCCGGAAAAAGACATCTCCATTTACATTAACAGTCCCGGCGGAAGCATTACAGCCGGAATGGCGATTTATGATACAATGCAATTTATTAAACCGGATGTCCAAACTATTTGTATCGGGATGGCCGCTTCCATGGGAGCATTCTTGCTTGCAGCAGGAACGAAAGGAAAACGTTATGCTCTTCCAAATGCCGAAGTGATGATCCATCAACCGCTTGGCGGCGCACAAGGTCAAGCAACCGAAATTGAAATTGCCGCTAAACGCATTTTGTTCTTAAAAGATAAATTAAACAAAATTTTATCAGAACGCACCGGCCAGCCGCTCGAAGTCATTGAAAAAGACACAGACCGCGACAACTTTATGACGGCTCAACGCGCCAAAGAATATGGCTTAATTGACCATATCATTAGCCGAAACGATATCAGCAAATAA
- a CDS encoding MOSC domain-containing protein has product MKDRNIEIIHFAIGLPKTMQYGNQKEMKTGIYKNKTEEAFLTKEGFRGDGVANLKYHGGPDRAVCIYPYEHYQLWEKEFDTSLPPSAFGENLTVANMLEQDVCIGDIYQLGEAVIQITQGRIPCSTITRRTNIQGLLKRMVETGYTGYLCRVLKEGTVRHHSKIELIQRHPQQVSILFANEVYFHRQRDAEGIKKVLEVQELAKSWRESLKERLNKLIPSV; this is encoded by the coding sequence ATGAAGGATCGTAACATTGAAATCATCCACTTTGCTATAGGACTTCCCAAAACGATGCAATACGGCAATCAGAAGGAAATGAAAACCGGGATATACAAGAACAAAACAGAAGAAGCTTTTCTTACCAAAGAAGGTTTTCGCGGAGATGGAGTGGCCAACTTAAAATACCACGGAGGCCCCGACCGTGCCGTCTGTATCTATCCGTATGAACATTATCAGTTGTGGGAGAAAGAATTCGATACTTCATTGCCTCCTTCTGCGTTCGGAGAAAATCTTACCGTGGCCAACATGTTAGAGCAAGATGTTTGTATAGGGGATATTTATCAGTTGGGAGAAGCGGTCATACAAATCACGCAAGGGAGAATTCCATGCAGCACTATAACCAGAAGAACGAACATACAAGGTCTACTTAAGAGAATGGTAGAAACGGGCTATACCGGTTATCTCTGTCGGGTTCTAAAAGAAGGCACTGTCAGACACCATTCAAAGATCGAATTGATTCAACGCCATCCGCAACAAGTTTCCATCCTTTTTGCCAACGAAGTTTATTTCCACAGACAGAGAGACGCAGAAGGGATAAAAAAAGTATTAGAGGTTCAAGAATTAGCCAAATCATGGCGTGAATCGTTAAAAGAGCGCTTAAATAAATTGATTCCTTCCGTTTAG